In Pseudofrankia saprophytica, one genomic interval encodes:
- a CDS encoding SRPBCC family protein — protein MTTTKSVSIEADQNVPLVRITRDFAATPAQLFRAHTDPELFARWAGPDGMDNRIDYWDARTGGSWRYVAHRDGAEFAFHGSFHEIRPDRLVQTFTYEGVPDSVALETLWFEDLGDGRTRLHAQSLVDSFEGRDAFVSSGMEVGIEQGYAKLDALLAAGDA, from the coding sequence ATGACCACCACGAAATCTGTCAGCATCGAGGCCGACCAGAACGTGCCGCTGGTCCGGATCACCCGGGACTTCGCCGCGACCCCGGCACAGTTGTTCCGGGCGCACACCGATCCGGAGCTGTTCGCCCGCTGGGCCGGCCCCGACGGCATGGACAACCGCATCGACTACTGGGACGCCCGCACCGGCGGTAGCTGGCGTTACGTCGCCCACCGGGACGGCGCCGAGTTCGCCTTCCACGGCTCGTTCCACGAGATCCGCCCCGACCGGCTCGTGCAGACGTTCACCTACGAGGGTGTGCCCGACAGCGTCGCGCTCGAGACCCTGTGGTTCGAGGACCTCGGCGACGGCCGCACCCGGCTGCACGCCCAGTCCCTCGTCGACAGCTTCGAAGGTCGCGACGCCTTCGTCAGCAGCGGCATGGAGGTCGGCATCGAACAGGGCTACGCCAAGCTGGACGCGCTCCTGGCCGCCGGCGATGCCTGA
- a CDS encoding N-acyl-D-amino-acid deacylase family protein encodes MAPDFDQVIRCGTIVDGSGGELFEGDVAVAGGRIVAVGRVDGTGREEIDARGRLVTPGFVDIHTHYDGQVTWEQRLSPSSGHGVTTAVMGNCGVGFAPCSPENRALLVKVLEGVEDIPEIVMAEGLPWTWESFPEYLSVLAGRAADVDFAAQVPHAAVRVHVMGRRGADREAATPDDLDEMTRIVAEAVTAGAFGVSTSRSIGHRTPDGQLAPTVGVEEAELHALARGLRQAGAGVLQLIASQGEHDPRAEVALFRRLTATSGGPLSFTLVTTQRFPEHAGLYLEALSAENRDGLPEIRGQVFPRPVGVVLGLDLSFHPFVFNPSYQQIAHLPLAKRVDALRDPARRARILSERAEHPNPVFQFFAGQDANLYVMAEVPDYEPAPDTSVGALAAARGVSPRELIYDLMVDSDGLAAFLLPAGNYAGDSLEPVRLLMQNAHTIIGLGDGGAHYGTISDGSYPTTLLAHWTRDRTRGPKIPLSAAVRMLSRPNAEAVGLHDRGLLAPGLKADLNVIDYDALTLHRPVAVRDLPSGGRRLVQKAEGYALTMVNGVVTYRDGQPTGALPGRLVRNPATVT; translated from the coding sequence GTGGCCCCGGACTTCGACCAGGTGATTCGCTGCGGGACCATCGTGGACGGCAGCGGTGGCGAGCTGTTCGAGGGCGATGTCGCGGTCGCGGGCGGCAGAATCGTCGCCGTCGGCCGCGTCGACGGCACCGGGCGGGAGGAGATCGACGCCCGGGGGCGACTGGTGACGCCCGGATTCGTCGACATCCACACCCACTACGACGGTCAGGTGACGTGGGAGCAGCGCCTGTCGCCGTCCTCGGGCCATGGCGTCACCACGGCGGTGATGGGCAACTGCGGTGTCGGGTTCGCTCCGTGCAGCCCTGAGAACCGGGCGCTGTTGGTCAAGGTGCTGGAGGGCGTCGAGGACATTCCCGAGATCGTCATGGCGGAGGGGCTGCCGTGGACGTGGGAGTCCTTCCCCGAGTACCTGTCGGTGCTGGCGGGACGCGCGGCGGACGTGGACTTCGCGGCGCAGGTCCCGCACGCGGCTGTCCGGGTGCATGTCATGGGGCGGCGGGGGGCCGACCGGGAGGCGGCCACCCCCGACGATCTCGACGAGATGACGCGGATCGTCGCCGAGGCGGTGACCGCCGGGGCGTTCGGGGTCAGTACGTCGCGCAGCATCGGCCACCGGACGCCGGATGGCCAGCTGGCGCCGACGGTGGGCGTCGAGGAGGCGGAGCTGCACGCGCTGGCGCGCGGCCTGCGCCAGGCCGGCGCCGGCGTTCTTCAGCTCATCGCCAGCCAGGGCGAGCACGACCCCCGTGCCGAGGTGGCCCTGTTCCGGCGGCTGACGGCGACGTCAGGCGGCCCGCTGTCCTTCACGCTCGTCACCACGCAACGCTTTCCGGAACACGCGGGGCTCTACCTCGAGGCGCTGTCGGCCGAGAACCGGGACGGCCTTCCTGAGATACGCGGCCAGGTGTTCCCGCGTCCGGTCGGCGTCGTGCTGGGACTGGATCTGTCCTTCCACCCCTTCGTCTTCAACCCGAGCTACCAGCAGATCGCCCACCTGCCGCTGGCGAAGCGCGTCGACGCGCTGCGCGATCCGGCACGCAGAGCACGGATCCTGTCCGAGCGGGCCGAGCACCCGAATCCCGTCTTCCAGTTCTTCGCCGGCCAGGACGCCAACCTCTACGTCATGGCCGAGGTGCCCGACTACGAGCCGGCACCGGACACGAGCGTGGGCGCGCTCGCGGCCGCCCGCGGCGTCAGCCCGCGAGAGCTGATCTACGACCTGATGGTCGACAGCGACGGGCTCGCGGCATTCCTGCTGCCGGCCGGCAACTACGCGGGGGACAGCCTGGAACCGGTGCGCCTGCTCATGCAGAATGCCCACACCATCATCGGGCTCGGCGACGGCGGAGCGCACTACGGCACGATCAGCGACGGCAGCTACCCGACGACGCTGTTGGCCCACTGGACCCGTGACCGCACCCGAGGCCCGAAAATCCCGTTGTCGGCGGCCGTGCGGATGCTGAGCCGGCCGAACGCCGAGGCGGTCGGTCTCCATGACCGTGGCCTGCTAGCACCGGGTCTCAAGGCCGACCTCAACGTCATCGACTACGACGCCCTCACGCTGCACCGGCCCGTCGCGGTCCGGGACCTGCCCTCCGGGGGACGACGGCTGGTGCAGAAGGCGGAGGGCTACGCCCTCACCATGGTCAACGGCGTCGTCACCTACCGTGATGGGCAGCCGACGGGTGCGCTCCCCGGAAGGCTGGTGCGCAATCCCGCTACCGTCACCTGA
- a CDS encoding LysE family translocator, whose product MLVAVTTFTVASVLVVLLPGPDTLVVVRNLMNGGRRLGLRASLGAMTGLSIWVVAASLGLSALLTASHDGYLALRIVGAIYLGWMGLTTLRARSHGDPGAAAEPRRGLIGSGFTSGLLTDLLNPKVGVFFMTFMPGFIPEGAPVAATSLLLGGIFVALAALYYLTLLALSGPVRRWLSDGPVRRWVDRVTGLVLIAFGVRLAVEP is encoded by the coding sequence ATGCTCGTCGCGGTTACCACCTTCACGGTCGCGTCCGTGCTCGTCGTGCTGCTGCCGGGGCCGGACACGCTGGTCGTGGTGCGCAACCTGATGAACGGCGGGCGCCGGCTCGGCCTGCGGGCTTCGCTCGGCGCCATGACCGGCCTGTCGATCTGGGTGGTCGCCGCGTCGCTGGGGCTGTCCGCGCTGCTGACGGCAAGCCACGACGGGTACCTCGCGCTGCGCATCGTCGGCGCGATCTATCTCGGCTGGATGGGTCTGACCACGCTGCGGGCAAGGTCCCACGGCGACCCCGGCGCGGCGGCCGAGCCTCGCCGGGGCCTGATCGGAAGCGGCTTCACCTCGGGCCTGTTGACCGACCTGCTGAACCCCAAGGTCGGGGTCTTCTTCATGACCTTCATGCCGGGCTTCATCCCCGAGGGCGCCCCGGTGGCCGCGACGTCGCTGCTGCTGGGCGGGATCTTCGTCGCGCTGGCAGCCCTCTACTACCTCACGCTGCTCGCTCTGTCGGGACCGGTGAGGCGCTGGCTGTCCGACGGCCCGGTCCGGCGCTGGGTGGACCGCGTCACCGGCCTCGTCCTGATCGCCTTCGGCGTCCGCCTCGCCGTCGAGCCCTGA
- a CDS encoding molybdopterin-dependent oxidoreductase, which yields MGAVVEHRATCPLCEAMCGLRVATIDGRVKSIKGNPDDVWSRGYICPKGTALGHLYEDPDRLRQPMVRGADGTHRPVSWDEAWAEVERVLRPVLHEDGAAALTVYVGNPVAHNLDLVKYIGALVGMASAVGMKAIYTPGTVDQWPLNLVSALLFGGMWAGPVPDLARTDHLVILGANPAASQGSMLSAPDMTGRLQAIRGRGGRVLVVDPRRTGTADAAGEWLPIRPGTDALLLFALLRTMAEEGLVRRPAHLDGLVSGLDEVLALAVPFAPEQVARACGIPAERIRGLARDLAAARAPAIYGRIGTCTQEFGTLATWLIFVLNVALGSLDAPGGVCFPRSAAWGPGFARRPDQTGERWEFHRYTSRVRKAPEVFGQFPVSCLAEEIDTPGEGRLRALISVAGNPVISAPASARLDAALPRLDAFIAVDNWLNETTRHAHVILPGLSPLERGHADDLYWMYAVESAFKWNGPVLPAPADRPAEWEILLRLAGTVLGTPAPDVDVAALDDLYTAGLIGVAARPGQPLAGRDPAEILPMLHGRGPARLVDLSVRAGEFGDRCGERPDGWTLEKVRRHPDGVWFGPLGEGRLAEVLDTPSGTVELVHDLLTRDVPRLAARLDRAEPEFVLTSRRHLRSNNSWMHNVSALNKGTNRCTLLIHPRDATRAGLADGQLAEVSTVEGRLTVSVEVSDEMMPGVVSLPHGWGHDVAGTRMSVAARRPGINSNLLNPGDVLDVPSGTIAVNGVPCQVRPATAQGQTAQGQTAPGQVTAVP from the coding sequence ATGGGTGCTGTCGTGGAACATCGCGCCACCTGCCCACTCTGCGAGGCGATGTGCGGACTCCGGGTAGCCACCATCGACGGCCGCGTCAAGAGCATCAAGGGCAACCCGGACGATGTCTGGTCGCGCGGCTACATCTGCCCGAAGGGCACCGCGCTGGGGCACCTGTACGAGGACCCGGACCGGCTGCGCCAGCCGATGGTCAGGGGCGCCGACGGCACCCACCGGCCCGTCAGCTGGGACGAGGCCTGGGCCGAGGTCGAGCGGGTGCTGCGCCCAGTACTGCACGAGGACGGCGCGGCCGCGCTGACCGTCTATGTCGGCAACCCGGTCGCGCACAACCTCGATCTCGTCAAGTACATCGGCGCACTGGTCGGCATGGCGAGCGCGGTGGGCATGAAGGCGATCTACACGCCGGGCACCGTCGACCAGTGGCCGCTCAACCTGGTCAGCGCGCTGCTGTTCGGCGGCATGTGGGCCGGGCCGGTGCCGGACCTGGCCCGGACCGACCACCTCGTCATCCTCGGCGCGAACCCGGCGGCATCACAGGGCTCGATGCTGTCCGCGCCGGACATGACCGGCCGGCTTCAGGCCATCCGCGGCCGCGGCGGCCGAGTCCTCGTCGTCGACCCGCGGCGCACCGGTACCGCCGACGCCGCCGGCGAGTGGCTGCCGATCCGGCCGGGCACCGACGCGCTCCTGCTGTTCGCCCTGCTGCGAACGATGGCCGAGGAGGGCCTGGTCCGCCGGCCGGCGCACCTCGACGGCCTGGTCAGCGGTCTCGACGAGGTGCTCGCGCTCGCCGTCCCCTTCGCCCCAGAGCAGGTCGCCCGCGCCTGCGGCATCCCCGCCGAGCGGATCCGCGGCCTGGCGCGGGACCTCGCCGCCGCGCGAGCGCCCGCGATCTACGGACGGATCGGCACCTGCACGCAGGAGTTCGGCACGCTCGCCACCTGGTTGATCTTCGTGCTCAACGTCGCGCTCGGGTCGCTGGACGCCCCCGGCGGCGTCTGCTTCCCGCGGTCGGCGGCGTGGGGGCCCGGGTTCGCCCGCAGGCCCGACCAGACGGGCGAGCGCTGGGAGTTCCACCGCTACACCAGCCGCGTTCGCAAGGCGCCCGAGGTGTTCGGCCAGTTCCCGGTCAGCTGCCTCGCCGAGGAGATCGACACGCCTGGCGAGGGACGGCTGCGGGCGTTGATCAGCGTGGCGGGCAACCCGGTCATCTCCGCGCCGGCCTCGGCCCGGCTGGACGCGGCGCTGCCGAGGCTGGACGCGTTCATCGCGGTGGACAACTGGCTCAACGAGACGACGCGGCACGCCCACGTGATCCTGCCGGGGCTCTCGCCGCTGGAGCGCGGCCACGCCGACGACCTGTACTGGATGTACGCGGTCGAGTCCGCGTTCAAGTGGAACGGCCCGGTCCTCCCGGCCCCCGCCGACCGGCCGGCCGAATGGGAGATCCTGCTGCGCCTCGCTGGCACGGTGCTCGGTACGCCGGCGCCCGACGTCGACGTCGCCGCGCTGGACGACCTGTACACCGCCGGCCTCATCGGGGTCGCCGCCCGGCCGGGGCAGCCGCTGGCGGGCCGCGACCCGGCCGAGATCCTGCCCATGTTGCACGGCCGCGGGCCGGCCAGGCTGGTCGATCTGAGCGTGCGCGCCGGGGAGTTCGGCGACCGCTGCGGCGAGCGGCCGGACGGCTGGACGCTGGAGAAGGTGCGGCGGCACCCGGACGGGGTCTGGTTCGGGCCGCTGGGCGAGGGCCGCCTCGCCGAGGTACTGGACACACCGTCCGGCACGGTCGAGCTGGTGCACGACCTGCTCACCCGGGATGTCCCGCGCCTGGCCGCGCGGCTCGACCGCGCCGAGCCGGAGTTCGTGCTGACGAGCCGTCGGCACCTGCGCTCGAACAACTCGTGGATGCACAACGTGTCGGCGCTGAACAAGGGCACGAACCGCTGCACCCTGCTCATCCACCCGCGGGACGCCACGCGGGCCGGGCTGGCCGATGGCCAGCTGGCCGAGGTGTCGACGGTGGAGGGCCGGCTGACCGTCTCCGTCGAGGTCAGCGACGAGATGATGCCCGGCGTCGTCAGCCTGCCGCACGGCTGGGGTCATGACGTGGCCGGCACGCGGATGTCCGTGGCGGCCCGACGCCCCGGCATCAACTCCAACCTGCTCAACCCGGGCGACGTGCTGGACGTGCCGAGCGGCACGATCGCGGTCAACGGGGTGCCCTGCCAGGTGCGTCCCGCGACCGCCCAGGGTCAGACCGCCCAGGGCCAGACCGCGCCGGGGCAGGTCACAGCAGTGCCGTGA
- a CDS encoding condensation domain-containing protein — translation MAETRREHPAKPTSSPSPRLRRHQRRLVTVHARAERNPRVRQAVDGARDVRRPRIDRVVVGQAVADGSRRRTTHRHPCSLRPRHVCLSTCPLTTAYRLESCQAAGTWHRRAVPVDPAGYNHAVVVDVFGALSADALRSALAAVTARHEALRTVVEVADGRPRPRVVPTPPPTVEWADMTDIARMDGLDGQGMTYAVRSRVDRAFDLAGERPLRVTVFRIDDGFHRLLLVLQLVPRHDATNDAAHEWSDGPLLADLAAAYAARVAHAGPSAAVSWSRRGAAR, via the coding sequence ATGGCCGAGACGCGTCGTGAGCACCCGGCCAAGCCCACCTCCTCGCCGTCGCCGCGGCTCCGGCGTCACCAGCGACGACTCGTCACCGTCCACGCGAGGGCCGAGAGGAACCCGAGGGTGCGCCAGGCGGTCGACGGGGCGCGGGACGTCCGGCGACCGCGCATCGACCGGGTGGTCGTCGGGCAGGCGGTTGCCGACGGGTCCCGACGGCGGACCACTCACCGTCACCCCTGCTCCCTACGCCCGCGTCACGTCTGCCTGTCTACCTGCCCACTGACTACTGCTTACCGCCTCGAATCCTGCCAGGCCGCCGGAACCTGGCATCGTCGTGCTGTGCCCGTTGATCCGGCCGGCTACAACCACGCGGTGGTCGTGGATGTGTTCGGTGCCCTGAGCGCTGACGCGCTGCGCTCCGCGCTCGCGGCGGTGACCGCGCGCCACGAGGCACTGCGTACCGTCGTCGAGGTCGCCGACGGCCGTCCGCGCCCGCGGGTCGTCCCGACCCCGCCGCCCACGGTCGAATGGGCCGACATGACCGACATCGCGCGGATGGACGGGCTGGACGGACAGGGCATGACCTACGCGGTCCGCAGCAGGGTTGATCGCGCGTTCGACCTGGCCGGCGAACGGCCACTCCGAGTGACCGTCTTCCGGATCGATGACGGCTTCCACCGGCTACTCCTGGTGCTCCAGCTGGTGCCGCGCCACGACGCGACGAACGACGCGGCGCACGAGTGGTCCGACGGCCCGCTGCTCGCCGACCTCGCCGCCGCCTACGCCGCCCGCGTCGCCCACGCCGGGCCGAGCGCCGCGGTCAGCTGGTCCAGGCGCGGAGCTGCTCGATGA
- a CDS encoding TrkH family potassium uptake protein — translation MLTTRLGHPLKLTAAAFLTTVGVVTLLLRLPLSAEAGQHTTFLQALFSATGASCGALAIVDTPTHWSTFGEVVVLAAIQLGGLGFMTTASLLGLLVSRRLGVRIRLLAATETQTVGIGDLRRLLRGVALITLAIEGAAALVLFARLWLGHGMPAGRAAYHGVFHAVTAFNNAGYALYSDNLMSFADDPVVVVTIGLAAILGGLGFPVLFELRHELRTPRRWSMHTKVTLLGYGILLVGGIAAILALEWRNPATLGPLGADDKLLGGFFGSVTARTAGFNTFDYGAVQPATLVVTDILMFIGGGSASTAGGIKVTTFLILFFAIVAEARGDDTVDAFGRQVSPAALRQAVAVALLGIALVVTGTLCLLVSSPHTLDQTLFEVTSAFGTAGLSTGITGELSAFGQYVLIALMLIGRIGPITLASALALRERRRLYRLPEERPIVG, via the coding sequence GTGCTCACGACGCGTCTCGGCCATCCGCTGAAGCTCACGGCGGCGGCGTTCCTGACGACCGTCGGCGTGGTCACGCTGCTGCTGCGCCTGCCGTTGTCGGCCGAGGCCGGGCAGCACACGACGTTCCTGCAGGCGCTGTTCTCCGCGACCGGCGCGAGCTGCGGCGCGCTCGCGATCGTCGACACCCCGACCCACTGGTCGACGTTCGGTGAGGTCGTCGTCCTGGCCGCGATCCAGCTCGGCGGGCTGGGGTTCATGACGACGGCGTCACTGCTGGGACTGCTGGTGTCTCGCCGGCTGGGCGTCCGGATCCGGCTGCTCGCCGCCACCGAGACCCAGACGGTCGGGATCGGCGACCTCCGACGGCTGCTCCGGGGCGTCGCCCTGATCACGTTGGCCATCGAGGGCGCGGCGGCGCTGGTGCTGTTCGCTCGGCTATGGCTCGGGCACGGGATGCCGGCGGGACGCGCCGCCTACCACGGCGTCTTCCACGCGGTCACCGCGTTCAACAACGCCGGGTACGCGCTGTACAGCGACAATCTGATGTCCTTCGCCGATGACCCGGTGGTCGTGGTGACGATCGGGCTGGCCGCGATTCTCGGCGGGCTGGGGTTCCCGGTGCTGTTCGAGCTGCGCCACGAGCTGCGCACGCCCCGACGATGGTCGATGCACACCAAGGTGACGCTGCTGGGCTACGGGATCCTGCTCGTCGGCGGCATCGCGGCCATTCTCGCACTGGAATGGCGTAACCCGGCGACTCTCGGCCCGCTCGGCGCCGATGACAAGCTGCTCGGCGGTTTCTTCGGCAGCGTCACGGCCCGCACCGCCGGGTTCAACACGTTCGACTATGGCGCCGTCCAGCCGGCGACCCTGGTCGTCACCGACATCCTCATGTTCATCGGCGGCGGCAGCGCCAGCACCGCCGGTGGCATCAAGGTGACGACGTTCCTGATCCTGTTCTTCGCGATCGTCGCGGAGGCGCGCGGCGACGACACCGTCGACGCGTTCGGCCGGCAGGTGTCGCCGGCCGCGCTGCGCCAGGCGGTCGCGGTGGCACTGCTGGGAATCGCGCTTGTCGTCACCGGCACGCTGTGCCTGCTCGTCTCCAGTCCGCACACCCTCGACCAGACGCTGTTCGAGGTGACGTCGGCGTTCGGCACGGCGGGCCTGTCCACCGGGATCACCGGCGAGCTCTCGGCGTTCGGCCAGTACGTCCTGATCGCGCTGATGCTGATCGGTCGGATCGGCCCGATTACGCTGGCATCGGCGCTTGCGCTGCGGGAACGGCGCCGGCTGTACCGGCTGCCCGAGGAACGCCCGATCGTGGGCTGA
- a CDS encoding LLM class F420-dependent oxidoreductase — MRIGMQLAYSGGFTETAAELGDYEKAGLDIVFVPEAYSFDAVSQLGFLAARTEHVQLASGILPIYTRTPTLTAMTAAGLDYVSGGRFTLGLGSSGPQVIEGFHGVPYDAPLGRTREIIEICRAVWRRERVEYQGKHYTLPLPADRGTGLGKPLKLINHPVRERIPIFIAAIGPKNVELAAELAEGWQPFFFHPERARDVWGAPLAAGGARRDPALGPLDVVVGAPLAIGEGTDELLDLMRPMFALYIGGMGAKGRNFYNSLAQRYGYEKEAALIQDLYLAGKKKEAEAAVPEELLRANALIGPEGHVRERLAAYAEAGATTLTVTPLAGDHRSRLALIEQLRAWTS, encoded by the coding sequence ATGCGGATCGGGATGCAGCTGGCCTACAGCGGCGGGTTCACCGAGACGGCCGCGGAGCTCGGTGACTACGAGAAGGCCGGGCTGGACATCGTCTTCGTGCCCGAGGCGTACTCGTTCGACGCGGTGAGCCAGCTCGGCTTCCTCGCCGCGCGGACGGAGCATGTCCAGCTCGCCTCCGGCATCCTGCCGATCTACACCCGCACGCCGACGCTGACCGCGATGACCGCCGCGGGGCTGGACTACGTCTCCGGCGGCCGGTTCACCCTCGGGCTTGGCTCCTCCGGCCCGCAGGTCATCGAGGGCTTCCACGGTGTCCCCTACGACGCTCCCCTGGGCCGCACCCGCGAGATCATCGAGATCTGCCGGGCGGTGTGGCGCCGCGAGCGGGTCGAGTACCAGGGCAAGCACTACACACTGCCGCTGCCGGCCGACCGGGGCACCGGCCTCGGGAAGCCGCTGAAGCTCATCAACCATCCGGTACGCGAGCGCATCCCGATCTTCATCGCCGCCATCGGCCCGAAGAACGTGGAACTGGCCGCGGAGCTCGCCGAGGGCTGGCAGCCGTTCTTCTTCCACCCGGAGCGGGCGCGTGACGTCTGGGGGGCGCCGCTCGCCGCGGGCGGGGCGCGGCGCGACCCGGCACTCGGCCCGCTCGACGTCGTCGTCGGCGCGCCGTTGGCCATCGGCGAGGGCACCGACGAACTGCTCGACCTGATGCGGCCGATGTTCGCGCTCTACATCGGCGGGATGGGCGCCAAGGGCCGCAACTTCTACAACAGCCTCGCCCAGCGCTACGGCTACGAGAAGGAGGCAGCCCTCATCCAGGACCTCTACCTCGCCGGGAAGAAGAAGGAAGCCGAGGCCGCGGTCCCCGAGGAGCTGCTGCGCGCCAACGCCCTGATCGGCCCCGAGGGCCACGTCCGCGAGCGCCTCGCCGCCTATGCCGAGGCCGGCGCGACCACCCTCACCGTCACCCCGCTCGCCGGCGACCACCGCTCCCGGCTCGCCCTCATCGAGCAGCTCCGCGCCTGGACCAGCTGA
- a CDS encoding ArsR/SmtB family transcription factor: MVDQLSQVFAALADPTRRDLVARLTDGDATVGELAAPYTVSVQAVSKHLKVLEQAGLVSRADGTHRSPVHLEAQVFDLATAWLERYRRQAEQRYRRLDAVLAAMDDDENTNENDTRTGNATQNRESA, from the coding sequence ATGGTGGACCAGCTGTCCCAGGTGTTCGCGGCACTCGCCGACCCGACGCGGCGGGACCTGGTCGCGCGGCTGACCGATGGGGACGCCACGGTCGGAGAGCTGGCCGCGCCCTACACGGTCTCCGTGCAGGCGGTGTCCAAGCATCTCAAGGTGCTGGAGCAGGCGGGCCTCGTCAGCCGCGCGGACGGCACCCACCGCAGCCCGGTGCACCTGGAGGCGCAGGTCTTCGACCTGGCGACGGCCTGGCTGGAGCGGTACCGCCGCCAGGCCGAGCAGCGCTACCGCCGCCTCGACGCCGTCCTCGCCGCCATGGACGACGACGAGAACACGAACGAGAACGACACCCGCACAGGCAACGCCACGCAGAACAGGGAGAGCGCCTGA
- a CDS encoding potassium channel family protein: protein MGRDMHPNAVLVIGLGRFGSTLAESLQRLGHDVVAVDTDRGLVQEWSGTLSHVVEADATSEVALRQLGADGFNRAVVSIGVDIEASLLATGTLLDLGVPEVWAKAITRQHGRILERIGASHVVYPERDAGERVAHLLSGRLIDFVEFDKGFAVAKLRAPGSICGATMDVARPRTRFGVTVVGVKRPGTEFTHVVADTVLDRDDLIIVTGHTDEVERFAATTGARPA, encoded by the coding sequence GTGGGCCGGGACATGCACCCGAACGCGGTACTGGTCATCGGGCTGGGCCGGTTCGGCAGCACACTCGCCGAGTCGTTGCAGCGGCTCGGACACGACGTCGTCGCCGTCGACACGGACCGTGGCCTCGTCCAGGAGTGGTCGGGGACGCTGTCCCACGTCGTCGAGGCGGACGCGACCAGCGAGGTGGCGCTGCGCCAGCTGGGCGCCGACGGCTTCAACCGGGCCGTGGTCTCGATCGGCGTCGATATCGAGGCGAGCCTGCTGGCCACCGGCACCCTGCTCGACCTGGGCGTCCCGGAGGTCTGGGCGAAGGCGATCACCCGCCAGCACGGCCGGATTCTGGAACGCATCGGCGCGTCGCACGTCGTCTACCCCGAGCGCGACGCCGGCGAGCGGGTCGCGCACCTGCTCTCCGGGCGGCTCATCGACTTCGTCGAGTTCGACAAGGGGTTCGCGGTCGCGAAGCTACGCGCTCCCGGGTCGATCTGCGGGGCGACGATGGACGTCGCCAGGCCCCGCACCCGGTTCGGGGTGACGGTCGTCGGGGTGAAGCGCCCCGGAACCGAGTTCACCCACGTCGTGGCCGACACGGTCCTCGACCGCGACGACCTGATCATCGTGACCGGCCACACCGACGAGGTCGAACGCTTCGCCGCGACCACCGGCGCCCGTCCCGCCTGA
- a CDS encoding TetR/AcrR family transcriptional regulator, giving the protein MAERRADLERRADLEGREGLEAGANLEAGASRTGPVSPGRRGRPRKVTVDDIIDAALEIGLDQVTIRKVADALGMTVPGISYHVRTREELLALVMARAVDTLFASGPEPATSFDETVTRFAEGLFAWFRAHPILVTQVAQGRILEENVERHLGRLLRAAGPSETDRARALDVVSQVTAAVIGAAVLDAAQDSRERAGNQEQKPPRPDHYAAVRTVLTALL; this is encoded by the coding sequence GTGGCCGAACGCCGAGCAGACCTCGAACGCCGGGCAGACCTCGAAGGTCGAGAAGGCCTGGAAGCCGGCGCGAACCTAGAAGCCGGTGCCAGCCGGACCGGGCCGGTGTCGCCTGGCCGGCGCGGCCGCCCGCGCAAGGTGACGGTCGACGACATCATCGACGCCGCCCTCGAGATCGGGCTCGACCAGGTGACCATCCGCAAGGTGGCCGACGCGCTCGGCATGACCGTGCCGGGAATCTCCTACCACGTGCGAACCCGCGAGGAGCTTCTCGCATTGGTCATGGCACGGGCCGTCGACACGTTGTTTGCGTCCGGCCCCGAGCCGGCCACGTCGTTCGACGAGACGGTCACGCGGTTCGCCGAGGGTCTGTTCGCCTGGTTCCGCGCGCATCCGATCCTGGTCACGCAGGTTGCGCAGGGCCGCATCCTGGAGGAGAACGTCGAACGGCATCTAGGGCGGTTGCTGCGGGCCGCGGGCCCGAGCGAGACGGACCGGGCTCGAGCCCTGGACGTCGTCTCCCAGGTGACGGCCGCCGTCATCGGCGCGGCCGTCCTCGATGCGGCCCAGGACTCGCGCGAGCGGGCCGGAAACCAGGAGCAGAAGCCGCCGCGTCCGGACCACTACGCCGCGGTCCGGACCGTGCTCACGGCACTGCTGTGA